One genomic region from Tachysurus vachellii isolate PV-2020 chromosome 22, HZAU_Pvac_v1, whole genome shotgun sequence encodes:
- the klhdc7a gene encoding kelch domain-containing protein 7A, translating into MPIADLLGVHFDMQLLAKLTASAAAILFVTWVFRFYSSRARGQARAKKRLPSPRSTQPSPETCSPCKTVLDPLKDKGKEENGGENRSRQSTVDSGQGILQLQKTDDKVKKEENKELEVFVSDTEGRSTLLSGVERSTEEDTKSADVVTDAQGSSVLFSGVERNIEVDKKSEDFVTNPEEIPLSSSGVECNIKECKKSEDIVTNTEGSSLVFLVVDKKPEEFVTNPEGKLSPSSGVEGNMEDFLDKTEREIKVNKRELTLLTPGLDVRAASPSGRRSPCQLFKLDGGVEVGRELRQNMGHPGTFSSFQSKAEIKVENADLVIDGPGDQSTAVRGKIYDYFVETSSQSVSDLSPTHSRSPIYGPYEASIKDKPRTPSPLPSSLIIRDLDILIDSERVSQVPIRSETGRHLRHGLIRKDSYLAAAAESEVQIPFPSPVTHCRSPTLLNEFSTNSTESPKQIQFSEDPQVETVARAQFFHLPVENIGNAELESLTGKLDLGNCLEALMLAKKHRHNALQQAALRVMSDNYFQVLRDPNLYGRLKAGERDQIQRQRSRGKRHLMVADMDSPDWTRSHSRSTDSYIVRGASGLFYYDDYKDTWDLQCQIPQEVSSKGCAMCTMDNYLFVAVGFQCTLPSRKVFCYNPMTSIWSEICPMNEARPHCKLVALHDHVYAIGGECLSTVERYDPRTNRWTFVAPLPNETFAVAHRATACNGELFVSGGTLKYTLLRYNPKTDVWRQSLIMGTKERTTEMVAVRNFLYRFDVNPYIGISVYRYHVVAKLWYECCSKQIPHCPPFQCVTMDDVIYCVNRQFTMRFLADEKSPGFVADDLQILTQSKGILFPFVLTLPEKRTLQTSV; encoded by the coding sequence ATGCCAATAGCGGACTTGCTGGGAGTGCACTTTGACATGCAGCTCCTGGCCAAGCTGACTGCGTCTGCTGCTGCTATTCTTTTCGTCACCTGGGTCTTCCGATTTTATAGCTCCAGGGCTCGAGGCCAAGCAAGAGCCAAGAAGAGACTACCTTCTCCCAGGAGCACTCAACCAAGTCCTGAAACCTGCAGCCCTTGCAAAACGGTGTTAGATCCATTAAAAGACAAAGGGAAAGAGGAAAATGGTGGAGAAAACCGGTCTAGGCAGTCCACTGTGGATTCTGGGCAAGGCATTCTTCAACTACAAAAAACAGATGACAAGGTTAAAAAGGAAGAGAATAAAGAGTTGGAGGTCTTTGTTTCTGACACAGAGGGACGTTCCACACTGCTCTCTGGTGTGGAACGCAGCACAGAAGAGGATACAAAGTCTGCGGACGTTGTGACCGATGCACAAGGAAGTTCCGTGCTTTTCTCTGGTGTGGAGCGCAACATAGAAGTGGATAAAAAGTCTGAGGATTTTGTGACAAATCCAGAGGAAATTCCATTGTCATCCTCTGGTGTGGAATGTAACATTAAAGAGTGTAAAAAGTCTGAGGACATTGTGACCAATACAGAGGGAAGTTCCTTGGTTTTCCTTGTTGTGGATAAAAAGCCTGAAGAATTTGTGACCAATCCAGAGGGGAAATTGTCACCTTCCTCTGGTGTGGAGGGTAACATGGAGGACTTCTTGGacaagacagagagggagattAAAGTCAACAAAAGAGAACTGACTCTCCTGACACCTGGTTTAGATGTCAGAGCGGCAAGTCCAAGTGGACGTCGCTCGCCATGCCAGCTTTTTAAGCTGGATGGTGGAGTTGAAGTTGGCAGAGAGCTCAGGCAGAATATGGGTCATCCTGGAACTTTTTCCAGTTTCCAGTCAAAGGCAGAGATCAAAGTGGAGAATGCTGACCTGGTAATAGATGGGCCTGGAGATCAAAGCACTGCAGTTCGTGGTaagatttatgattattttgtcGAGACATCCTCACAGTCAGTTTCAGATTTAAGCCCCACCCATTCTAGAAGTCCAATTTATGGACCATATGAAGCCAGCATAAAGGATAAACCTCGGACACCAAGTCCCTTGCCTTCATCTTTAATCATTAGAGATCTAGACATTTTAATTGACTCCGAGAGAGTGTCTCAAGTACCCATCAGATCAGAAACTGGAAGACATCTCAGACATGGACTAATTCGCAAGGACAGTTATCTTGCTGCTGCTGCAGAGTCAGAAGTCCAGATCCCGTTTCCTTCTCCTGTGACTCATTGCCGCTCACCCACACTTCTGAATGAGTTTTCAACAAACTCCACAGAGtcaccaaaacaaatacaattctCTGAGGATCCACAAGTGGAAACAGTGGCTAGGGCCCAATTTTTTCACCTTCCTGTGGAGAACATAGGAAATGCTGAACTGGAGAGTTTAACTGGAAAACTTGACCTGGGCAATTGTCTGGAAGCACTGATGCTTGCCAAGAAACATAGACACAATGCTCTTCAGCAAGCTGCTCTGAGAGTTATGTCAGACAATTACTTTCAGGTCCTACGAGATCCAAACCTGTACGGTCGACTTAAGGCAGGTGAGCGAGACCAGATCCAGAGGCAGCGCAGTAGAGGCAAAAGACACCTCATGGTCGCAGACATGGACTCCCCAGATTGGACCAGAAGTCATTCACGGTCTACAGACTCCTACATTGTAAGAGGAGCTAGTGGACTTTTTTACTATGATGATTACAAAGACACATGGGATCTTCAGTGCCAAATCCCTCAGGAAGTCTCATCCAAGGGCTGTGCAATGTGCACCATGGATAACTATTTGTTTGTAGCTGTAGGCTTCCAATGCACATTACCATCAAGAAAGGTGTTTTGCTACAACCCCATGACCTCCATTTGGAGTGAAATCTGTCCGATGAATGAGGCCAGGCCTCACTGCAAGCTTGTAGCTCTACATGACCATGTGTATGCCATCGGAGGGGAGTGTCTCTCAACAGTGGAGCGTTATGACCCTAGGACTAACAGATGGACCTTTGTCGCACCACTACCCAATGAGACTTTTGCGGTTGCCCATCGGGCTACGGCTTGCAACGGTGAGCTGTTTGTTTCTGGTGGCACCCTGAAGTATACGCTCTTGCGCTACAACCCCAAAACTGATGTCTGGCGGCAGAGCTTGATTATGGGCACCAAAGAAAGGACGACAGAAATGGTAGCAGTTCGTAACTTCCTCTATCGGTTTGACGTTAACCCTTACATAGGGATCAGTGTGTATCGCTACCATGTTGTGGCCAAGCTATGGTATGAGTGCTGTTCTAAGCAAATTCCACACTGCCCGCCCTTTCAGTGTGTCACTATGGATGATGTCATCTACTGTGTAAATCGGCAGTTTACTATGAGGTTCTTAGCTGATGAAAAATCTCCAGGCTTTGTGGCGGATGATTTACAAATCCTCACACAATCTAAGGGTATTTTATTCCCTTTTGTTCTTACACTGCCTGAAAAACGTACTCTTCAAACTAGCGTTTGA
- the cfap107 gene encoding cilia- and flagella-associated protein 107, whose translation MQEKDMTYDKWKQPGWRIEQKYADKVLIGNWAEERLQFSQKCNTAQSSNRLDFKPHPDHKPDVIVRRTAIRRSEGLPTRLLFSHHNTPTSHYLVTLYDESYSRHSSTGLPKLRTWHTDKMGWIPEKSDHPLHGPPTNYGLTELWRAQLEKQQAGSHMHSMYRAAYPVHPTDAFCQPRHARAPRLTSVRKKDLKINHMPGNAARPMSPLPCV comes from the exons ATGCAAGAAAAGGACATGACTTATGATAAATGGAAGCAGCCAGGATGGAGGATTGAACAGAAATATGCCGACAAAGTGCTCATAGGCAACTGGGCTGAGGAGAGACTGCAG ttctcTCAGAAGTGTAACACAGCACAAAGTAGCAACAGGCTGGACTTCAAGCCTCATCCAGACCACAAACCAGATGTGATCGTGAGGCGGACGGCGATTCGTAGATCTGAG GGTCTTCCTACCAGACTCCTTTTCTCCCACCATAACACACCCACCTCACATTACTTGGTCACACTCTATGACGAGTCTTATAGTCGACATAGCTCCACTGGCCTTCCCAAGCTCCGCACATGGCACACTGACAAGATGGGTTGGATCCCTGAGAAGTCAGATCATCCGCTTCATG GCCCTCCGACCAACTACGGTCTGACAGAGCTTTGGCGAGCGCAGCTGGAGAAGCAGCAGGCGGGGTCGCACATGCACAGTATGTACAGAGCGGCTTATCCAGTGCATCCCACAGATGCATTCTGTCAGCCTCGACATGCCAGAGCGCCACGCCTGACCTCCGTCAGAAAGAAGGACCTGAAAATAAACCACATGCCAGGAAATGCTGCTAGACCAATGTCACCTCTGCCATGTGTATAA
- the LOC132837760 gene encoding arylacetamide deacetylase-like 4, with protein sequence MEIGTAILMIGFAALVAAFCLLVIGLVFSEVMNAEIPPGVASRGKLQVMHCCMVGIEVMGRILERLGLCHQVHFTRWWTGCILGRKRPSPAGLRIKDSTFAGVPVRIYEPTAVSEHKRRGLMYFHGGGWVLGSIDMYDGVCRHIARKSDTMVVSVGYRLAPEHRFPAALDDCELATRHFLSVAADFNVDPLRVALGGDSAGGNLAAALSQRLATSPVGHQPSPCGLVLIYPALQMADFNLPSYQQNHAVPVLPRARTVFYYLQYLNGDMSVCQDVLEGRHVPAELKLHYSKWLDPSNLPQEFQDGTQKQVVTAHDGEVYHIVKGGLEPGISPLLAKDDVLRLTPPTFILTCQYDVLRDDGILYRKRLQDLGIKVTWYNVPDGFHGIMSFYRKGWMSIPAGVKAMEQIVSYIKTL encoded by the exons ATGGAAATAGGAACTGCAATTCTAATGATCGGTTTTGCTGCTCTAGTTGCAGCCTTTTGCTTGTTGGTAATCGGATTGGTGTTTTCTGAGGTAATGAACGCTGAAATTCCTCCAGGAGTTGCCAGTCGTGGAAAACTGCAGGTCATGCACTGCTGTATGGTCGGGATAGAAGTCATG ggTCGTATCCTGGAGCGCCTGGGTTTGTGTCATCAGGTGCATTTTACCCGATGGTGGACAGGTTGTATCCTTGGCCGTAAACGTCCCTCCCCTGCTGGTCTCCGCATTAAAGACTCAACCTTTGCTGGAGTGCCAGTGAGGATCTACGAACCCACAGCTGTTTCCGAGCACAAAAGACGAGGACTCATGTATTTTCATGGAGGAGGATGGGTCCTTGGCAGCATCG ACATGTACGATGGAGTATGTCGACACATTGCAAGAAAGAGTGACACCATGGTCGTGTCTGTTGG TTACAGACTCGCTCCCGAGCACCGTTTTCCTGCCGCACTAGATGACTGCGAGCTCGCTACGCGTCATTTCCTGTCTGTGGCGGCTGATTTCAATGTTGACCCGCTTCGTGTGGCACTGGGAGGAGACAGTGCAGGTGGTAATCTGGCAGCCGCTCTTAGCCAGAGGCTGGCCACAAGCCCGGTTGGGCATCAGCCGTCACCCTGTGGCCTTGTCCTCATCTACCCGGCTCTGCAGATGGCCGACTTCAACCTGCCCTCTTATCAGCAGAACCACGCTGTGCCTGTATTGCCCCGTGCTCGTACGGTCTTCTACTATCTCCAGTACCTAAATGGTGACATGTCTGTGTGCCAGGATGTGCTAGAGGGCAGACATGTTCCCGCCGAGCTAAAGCTGCATTACAGCAAGTGGCTCGACCCCTCAAACCTCCCACAAGAATTCCAAGATGGCACCCAAAAGCAGGTGGTGACAGCCCACGACGGTGAAGTGTATCACATAGTTAAAGGTGGTCTCGAACCAGGGATTTCTCCTTTACTGGCCAAGGATGATGTTCTTCGCCTCACGCCGCCCACTTTTATCCTGACCTGCCAGTACGATGTGCTGAGGGATGATGGGATTCTGTACAGGAAGAGGCTACAGGACCTGGGAATCAAGGTCACATGGTATAATGTCCCTGATGGCTTCCATGGCATTATGAGCTTCTACAGAAAGGGCTGGATGAGCATTCCTGCTGGAGTGAAGGCCATGGAGCAGATTGTCAGCTATATAAAGACACTCTGA